One window of the Chthoniobacterales bacterium genome contains the following:
- a CDS encoding BatD family protein codes for MNKLRPALILAAAALSLRVLTAATVTAELSADETSVGTPVQLQVRIDGTTNVIMPPSIDVAGLDARMAGRSNSIQVQVINGRLTTSSSYAYTIVPMREGTFEIPSIEITVDGKKQRTAPQKLVVQPGTGNAGSAGIATAPPAGQSPRSRARATGDDGKMYFGEVLVPKKSIYVGEVVPVDVRFYFNEQGSFRLTGQEPQVSGEGFTVEKFSPPRQTEEVVGDTTYHVLSFKTAITAVKSGELETPKASLPAIARVPSSAAPPAMNDIFSQMFGGQGLSEEQEIKVESTPEGIRVKGLPAAGRPDSFSGAVGEFTLAASTDATKAAAGDPVTLKTAITGRGNFSGMGEPKLVDTDGWRVYPPTDKFEKSDTLGLSGTKTFETPIVAQEPRTHTPVAEFSYFDPAKEKYFTLRSEPIAVEAAAAPAVAAATADASATPEPTAPAAPDATGLWIAHATPRSWESVVRQPAFWIVNGVAALAYLALLTGALVQRSRRGPAAARAAQVRERDRMIADLGRSGIAEEDFYPKAHAVLSTQAALAGESGAFELIDALESRGHDTSELRAVLARADEIKFSGGGVSAKVDAAEQRRVMGLLRKVCR; via the coding sequence GTGAATAAGCTTCGTCCCGCCCTCATCCTTGCCGCTGCGGCCCTGTCGCTGCGTGTGCTGACCGCTGCCACCGTCACGGCCGAGCTCTCGGCCGACGAAACCTCGGTCGGCACGCCGGTGCAATTGCAGGTGAGGATCGATGGCACGACGAACGTGATCATGCCGCCATCGATCGATGTCGCCGGGCTCGACGCACGGATGGCTGGCCGCTCGAACTCGATCCAGGTGCAGGTCATCAATGGTCGCCTGACGACATCGAGTTCCTACGCCTACACGATCGTTCCCATGCGGGAAGGCACGTTCGAGATCCCTTCGATCGAGATCACGGTCGATGGGAAGAAGCAGCGCACCGCCCCGCAGAAGCTTGTTGTCCAGCCGGGAACGGGCAATGCCGGCTCGGCGGGCATTGCGACCGCGCCTCCCGCCGGGCAGTCGCCGCGTTCGCGGGCCCGGGCGACGGGCGACGACGGGAAGATGTATTTCGGCGAGGTGCTGGTGCCGAAGAAGAGCATCTATGTCGGCGAGGTCGTGCCCGTCGACGTGCGCTTCTATTTCAACGAGCAGGGCTCGTTCCGGCTGACCGGCCAGGAACCGCAGGTGAGCGGGGAGGGCTTCACCGTCGAGAAGTTTTCGCCGCCGCGGCAGACCGAGGAAGTCGTCGGCGACACGACCTATCACGTGCTGTCCTTCAAGACCGCGATCACCGCGGTGAAGAGCGGGGAATTGGAGACGCCGAAGGCTTCGCTGCCGGCGATTGCGCGAGTGCCCTCGTCGGCCGCACCGCCCGCGATGAACGACATTTTCAGCCAGATGTTCGGAGGCCAGGGGCTCAGCGAGGAGCAGGAGATCAAGGTCGAGAGCACGCCGGAGGGGATCCGCGTGAAGGGGCTCCCGGCGGCGGGCCGTCCCGACAGTTTTTCCGGCGCAGTGGGGGAGTTTACGCTCGCGGCCAGCACGGACGCAACCAAGGCGGCGGCAGGCGATCCCGTGACCTTGAAAACGGCGATCACCGGACGCGGAAACTTCAGTGGCATGGGCGAGCCGAAGCTCGTCGATACGGACGGCTGGCGCGTGTATCCGCCCACGGACAAGTTCGAGAAATCCGACACGCTCGGGTTGAGCGGCACGAAGACGTTCGAGACGCCGATCGTTGCGCAGGAGCCTCGGACGCACACGCCGGTCGCCGAGTTTTCGTATTTCGATCCGGCGAAGGAAAAATACTTCACCCTTCGCAGCGAGCCGATCGCGGTGGAGGCGGCGGCTGCGCCGGCCGTGGCCGCGGCGACGGCCGATGCGAGCGCCACGCCCGAACCGACTGCCCCGGCGGCGCCGGATGCGACGGGACTGTGGATCGCCCATGCCACGCCGCGGTCCTGGGAGTCCGTGGTCCGGCAGCCGGCATTCTGGATCGTCAATGGAGTTGCCGCGCTGGCTTATCTGGCGTTGCTGACCGGCGCTCTCGTGCAACGCTCCCGGCGCGGACCGGCGGCAGCGCGCGCGGCGCAGGTGCGGGAACGTGATCGGATGATTGCCGACCTCGGGCGATCGGGAATCGCGGAGGAGGATTTTTACCCGAAAGCCCACGCGGTGCTCTCGACGCAGGCGGCCCTTGCGGGCGAGAGCGGGGCGTTTGAATTGATCGATGCGCTGGAATCCCGCGGCCACGACACGAGTGAGCTGCGGGCGGTGCTCGCCCGCGCGGACGAGATCAAGTTCAGCGGCGGCGGGGTGTCCGCCAAAGTGGACGCCGCGGAGCAGCGGCGCGTGATGGGATTGCTGCGGAAGGTTTGCCGATGA